ggaagaatcttcgggttcttatatgactatgaatatgacctttaagtatatattcgcattattaatgaaccaaaatggtctaactgattcatgccaaatgtaaacttctagtttactatacatttatcttcattatactaatctttgtatagtacaatatataagaggctgtagatatttttttctaaaatacttatactgctttgagaattatttctgattgaaatgtatatatcatttcgtttgcttattgtctcaacataagtgtctcaaaatctcatggatttactttgagaaaaattcatcaatcttagttttagtgtaaacataatcttctggatgtttgacttatcataaaaagtgagattctttaactcttctcctcgagatgataatactacaggtttatcaatctcgaatgtatctcattttcttaatcaacgccatatcctacatgggttatgtatttttcgtagatccttttaacttttgatacttataaaaattcaataccttaaaaactttaaattgcattcttaagaactttaaattgaatttttatgtgcagtaatactatgtacacttctggagcatcatatagatcctctttttaagcattctataagtttttactaccttgtattgtacacacaataaattttcttttatcttcagatgaattcataatttcttttctttattaccatgtttattttctcaactttaagtgagagtatgagttctataaagaaactctttggaccTTGACCTCATTTATGCTTACGTCTAAAACCACTTTTATGTTCATTTTCTTGACCAATGCTCACGTCTAAAAGGGTataaatgtcatattctcttcaggagaatgaatcataatcaactagacgtgatttatctatagatatttttcaatatatatgcatcataaaaaatttattgaagaaattttacttttaaacttaacatccaacatagttggatttatttacagacttcaggtcttgtaatatttaaatgcaaaatacaaaatgagctttaggtactcacttcaggtgataataccttttttatatatattattctccaaaacttatggatcttttagagtcaagctttaaacttaaaatcctcaatataaatggtaataaaatcaaaatatttcaaatatatataaatatgtattaacaaaggtgtcttattatatcagaaaataaataaaactttcatagtaattattatatagactatattattactctcatgctttttaacaaagtttaacctatcaatcaatttaatgaacaaatttatatcactgccaacttcatgcaaattgatttatctaatcaagtttgttaaacttgtatataaagcataaaaatacttatcttataaacagaagtatatcggcgatgaaagtttcagctgttcacgtttctgaattggctgataacttgtacatatctttccgagagaatacacaatcctgaaaactttaaattttgctcatataaacatggccattacattagtaaatatcaacatataatccaaattcttttatgatattaaaccaaagactaatcgactacaaaactaaccgattacaaataatttcttttatgatgttagaccatgaatcataaagtatgtttccttaataccattaaaccatgaagcatattaaagtataataagcaaaatttaattcatcaaataactattattcttacatatagacaagagttgatatatatatatatatatatatcatcgtctaaaattactatatatatatatatatattttatagaatttgtcaattttaaaatgaaccatttattatgaacttcataatttaaaaaccgtttacattaatcatacaagcaataacaagtaaatataatgtaaacaaaCATAAGGCGATGTTAATGCCAAAATATTCATCAGTGGTTCctccaacaaaaataaaatacatagccaaaaaaatataaatcgcacataaaattaaagctaaGCGACTCATCTTCATTGCGATTGAAAAACTGAAATATGgcgatttgaaaattttgagaggagatgaaatgttttggatgagtgAATGAAGTGaagaatgagttgtatttatagatgaaaatactGTTCATAGCCgtttgaaaaagagaaaaattttgaaaatttttctttgtgaccgttggggttaaatcgagtgcactaaaaatcagtctgaaaatatcgtattaaacgatcAATCATAtctattaaatttcataaaatttttctaaaaataaaaattatggtgaataaatatttttttgttatgataataaattatgcgaaggctcagccggtcaatgcagaataataaataaattatacggcgacTCGGCCGACAAAGtagcaataaacaaaatataaggtgGCTCAGCCGACTAGTTAAcaacaaatagaaaataaagGCGGTTCGGCCGTCCAgttaacaacaaacagaaaataaaggcggttcggccgtccagttaacaataaatagaatataaggcggctcggccgaccaataaattaattaaaatattaataaataatataggcggtattccggccattataacataatataaataatagtacaggcggtataccgaccattatagcagagtatatatgatacaataaattttaccgaattgcagaacgatcgtgctgataacgtgttatgaaataacttataatttattgtatcgagaaatttaaataagagtagaatttaatacccgtaggaagcaagtaacactaatataagggagagagtttattataaggaggaagaagaaaatgtaatgattctttgattataaactcttgttcttgttttttttggtgtacaaaagagtgagatgagtgatggtatttatagtgaacaacaatacataaaataataaagatggttcttaatttggtaaatgagtgggtgatcgtagtgtttgatgagtagatgatcatagtgcttgagttggtaaaggagtggatgatcatagtgcttgagtttggtaaagaagtggatgatcatttcaatgcttatcTTATAACAATTAATggtttttgttagatttttaaaCAGCATTTTTAAAGTCGAAGAggtattaatatataaatactctggtgttatgaaccagattgtggatgactcataactaagagattatgatttgtaatctttccatttatctatgacggtgtaatcttctatataaggaacctctatgttatgaataaagatagacttttccattactttcacAACaggttatcagcacgattgatctctaaaaccctaagctaaAATATCGACCATAAACCTTATATCTCTCTCCAttgctaaaaccctaatctttatcgATCACCTCTCTTTGATCATGACCTTGATCTGTATTCGACCACTGATCTCAACAAGATCGATCTGTGGACTGATCTCTGCAAGTTTCAGTACGCCTCAACTATTCCAGATTGTACGATCAGCCTGTTCCAGTCCGTGATCAAACTGTTCCTGATCTACGAGTTCTTTGACTGCAAGTACCAGCTCGCGTACCAAtgttcccgatcaagcaacaaaggacgtctgcgacccgatagaagcgactcgatccattccagttcgcgtcccgttcgtgtccagctcgcggctcaactcctttggtggtccgattcaacaatcatctaaggttaaaaggtaattcaaaacctaagaacccataatcgaacatggattgattgataaagaatgaaaccctaaaaccataaaaccctaatttttatgaatcaaaaccatagggtaatagatcaaaaatcctaattgagtaaatcgaggctctaaaagttcgataccccaaaccttAAATCATGTTcatacatgattaaaaccccaaatcggtttttacaagttaaaatccgataaaccctaaccctaaccctatatttatagattttatcattgattgttaaaccttaattgcatgattaattgaatccgtttttgctagtcttgataaaccacaatattatgagcacatagaaatagtattgctgagacttgctaaAAAATGACCtaattgattaaatgccttttAGATTGATAGtttcattgtcctcacaagattgaaatccgaattgattgtttttaagagtaaggctgcatgaaaattatacctaaatattgagtgatatatgatttgagatgtcgaaaatcaatctggattttgctgccctagatctctttggagataattatttacggtggtcATTGGATACAAatattatcctaaagtcaaaaagacttgatgaatgtatcatagaaggcaataataccaatgagaaagattgatacatggcaatattaattattagtcatcatcttattaagagtctcaaagatcagtatctgactatagagaatcctctagacctttgaacagagttaaaaatcgagatatgatcaccaaagaacagtgttattaccaaatgccctatttgattggaggaatcccagaatccaggactataagtccgtggatgagtctattgctagctgggcaaaataatggattactaaTGAGAAAtggtgaattgagacctcctggattaaccccattacctgatacaaataaggccgcagaagaaaaaaaaggtaaccacgtccagaataaTAGACCACATGGTCATGGCCACCggggagggtggaaaggacgtggccatggccactataacacatttggccgtgggaatcactatgacaaaggccgtgggtatcaacccaatttgagccatggtcaaagtaatggccgtggtatatcctttaaaccacaaagctcgaccaaatcagtgtgccatagatgtggaatggggaaccattgggctaagatatgaaggactcccaaacatttttgtgacttctatcaaagagagtatgaaaaggaagaatcctgaaacccacttggtctataaagatggtgaaaataatttcgaacatgatcaagatgatcttatggaatatgagacttatgattgcctaaaagaatcaagttgataatctgatttcgacatcaaacttgtgtgattgctttgcttgtatgctttctctgatttttatctccttgaatttatttatattacattgtttgcttagattaaatgaatgaatgatttttctatatgagtacactgaaaaacaaacgccaatataagtactaaagcaggtatcgccagtctgaaagaagactatagctaggctaatatattattgcctaagggtatgcatctagaaatcagtgatgccttatattcactcaactctaagagcaagagcctattgagttttaaagatataagaatgaatggtttccatattgaaacaatgaacgaaggaaacaaagaaataGATGTAGGAATCTTGCtttctaaaacaaaataatattgttgtaggaatatatttcctttttaatcaTTTTCCCATTTAATTTCTACAACGACATTAGATACAACTACTGTTCATTCAAACAATTTACAGTAAATTCTACGGTAAAATTTCTGCAGCCATAAACCAACCAATCGCCGCCAACAATGTGTGAAATCTAAAGCCTTGTCAATTTCTCCTCAACTGCAACAGTTGTCTCAGCTACACCATAACAAACATTTTCCACCACTCAAACGTTTGAATATTCTTACGCACAGGCTGTAAAACTtgtatttttagatttataattcGTAAACAGTTTGTTATTTGTAACATTCATATTGtgcaatgatttttttttcttacaagagAGTGTTCATTGTTCTAAGTGTTTTCAGTGTACAACAATGATTCTTCCGCATGTTCACCGATGTAAGCTTTTGTACGACTTCTCATTCTTCTAAATAATAAGGTTTAATGGACTTCTCGAGACGTCGAAGATGGCGAACTATCCACGTCGCCGCATCCAAACACTTCActggatcattcaatcggtaggagcgacggacGGTGTGTACAAAGGACAAGGACTTTCAACGCGATCTGATGACTCATACGTACTAGGatttcctcgttgaagaccaacaattgcaatgatttgtctccatcacgatgaaatttcaaagattactcATACTTGTCGGCTAAGGTGTGAACTtattgaatacatcagtgtagcagGCGTGCGGCCTAGAACATCTAAGAGCACCACAAAcatgttattgcctcaaacttccttggcttAAACATACATCTTCCCTCTAAGAAACCGACTGTAAAGGGATGCTTCCACATAGTTACTTAACAggattaaccagacaaatcgctccaccaactaagaacagccatgcaccaccacccataaataaataaaaaatagttctcATTCTGTCAGTCATATCcagacctggtaagtttccatGCGTTAAATCAAATTAAGTTGCATGCTttactcctggtggtgcccttccgtcaatccCTTCAAGCATGATTTGTAAATTAAGGAGATGACAAGAAGaatgattttaagttttaaatgatTCACCAATTGAGTTTGAGGAAGCATCAAAGGATTCATGTTTCTGTTCCATATCATATCAGATTCTCCGCATCCATATCTTTATCGTAATGCACAATGGTTGCAATTGTGCAAAACCAATGGTATCTCCTTTTGTTCCACTATCTCTCTCTTCACAATGATATCATCCCACATGAAGTTATTCAACATTAATATAGTAGAAAATTTAGACGTTAATAATTCTAATTAATATTTTCCAGTATATTTTGTCATTTACTACACCCGTAAATGATCAATTTTATTGGGAAATGCCATACAAGGAAGCTCACATACGGTTCGGGAGCTCAAACATAGCATCTTTTCCCCAAGCCCATTTCCTCCGGTGACTTGAACTATTGATCGGGccatgtaaaaatatataatttgacaCTTACATAATTTGACAACTTATTACATAATTTGACAACTTATTACTGTACCACATACCCGatcataatttattataaatatatctgAGTTTGTTGTCaataataaaacattaagaTTACGGACAACGGACTTGGCATGTGCATTTGttgcctgagaagcaagaagtCCTTACTTCTTGTGTCCCTCCTATCTTGGTCTTACACGCAGATAGGCAGGCATGCTTGTTGAGACAACTACCAGGTTTTTGGTTATCTAGATATATGGGACACCATACTCGTTTATTTGTACTCCCTTGCCCTATATTCCCCATCGCTCCTGCCActgatatatataaaatgtaatatcAATTTATGTAACGAAAGATATTtttagcaaatattcaaatactaataaaatattttaaataacttttattgatttttaaataattaattatttgagGCATAAAAAATTGTAACAATCAGATATAAAGATATCTAAAAGtatcatataaatttacatGTTAAATTACAGatattttcatttcttaaaagaaaaacaataaattttcatatttattaactcaggaaaatttgaatttgaactaatcaagaaaaatatttttgttgattCATTCTGGACAAAAATATTTctacataatatattaaaataatccATGTCTTTAAAGCTAACGAATTATCCAAACTAGGCgaagaaataacataaaaatagttttcgGATATCAGTTTCCTAGATTTACCACAAAACTAATGTATCTAAATTTTATAGGTTTAGATGTTATGCAATTTCATAGTGAAAATGAACTATAACAGAAGTCTTTAAAACAACGTAGCTtattaaaaatagtaatatgttgcaagaaacaacaaaataaagatattgtgaattctttttttaggaataaattaaatatatactgTATTACAAAAGTATTGACATAAACACAAACCTAGTGTAAGAATGATGAGAAAAGTTAgaacattaaatgaaaatataagagATTTTTTCATCCTTGGAAATTAAATGAAttgattgtgatttttttatcagaaaatTGATTGTGTTTCAATAAtaagaaagaaacaagaaagtATTTATAgatataagaaaacaaatgtATCCTATGTTACAATATAGCTATTTTAAGCTATTTACCTCCTTTAATTTCTATCAGAGGAGGTGGCATaattctagattttttttacttatttgatATGTTAATGCATTAGAATCGTTCGTATTTtgtcaaaaatagaaatctaATTCATAATATACATAAGGTTTGGGTAAAAATAGAGAAACATAAATATGATTTCTATGAGGAAATGTtattaataagaaaacaattaaaatcCTTCTATATGTTAGGGTTAAAGTAGGAATTTTCATAATATTACGAAAACATGAAGTAAAATAGGAACAAGAGATCAAATGTAGTTTTTATTGATAATTACAGCAGAAGTACAACGTAATGAAGTAAATATCATAGTTCTAACTGCATGTTTATGTGTCGGAAGTGAATAATTGGCCGTCCCTTCTTTTAGATCTTTTTATAGGTAATTATGGTCGAAATCTATGTTACATCCTTCCATATCGtgaaatatgtaaatatatttttttatctagaaGCTTTCCTTTTTGACCCATAGACATGAGAAAACTCAATCCAGAGGCCGGGACAAGATTGACAAGAGAAGAAGGCTGGCATCATGCTTTAGTTAGTATGATTTGCTTCATGGATTAAATTAAATATCCAACAATTTTCCCTTTATCTTCTAAATTCATGTCTCAAAAATAGTTTGTTATTTGCATCATTCATCTCGTGCGATGATTTTTGCTTAATGTTGGCGTTGCATTACAAAACATTCTTTCTGATATGTAAACTATTGTCATTTGATTATTAGATTGGAAAGTGAAAGTTTGCGTATTGTGTCTGAAATGGAATAGTATAATCCTTGTTTGGTTCATAATTAGTTTCGAATGTATAAGTTCTGAGATCATTAGTTTAGATTTTAGAAAGTATAAGTCTGCATATGGGTTCGAATTAGAACAGTATAATCTTGCATATTGGTAGAAACGCAGCCACATTCATGACGATACTGAAAGTATTGTAATTGAATAGTATAATCTTGCTTGTGTCTTGGTTCAGTGATTGTTTACTAGTTTTATAGAATGAATTCACAAACACTTGAAACACTAGTAGTTCTTAATGCCGAGAATATGAGGACATTGCCGTTTGGGGATAGCTCTTCGGCGTGGTGATCTCGTAGGTGCTCGTGCACATAgtattaaaatttgataattatgtaaaattCTATGGTATTAAGAGTGGTTATATCTAGTTTATTACTTTAACTACTATTTGTTTTGACTGGATAATCATGTAGTAATAGACTAATGACCTAAAAGCTTATATAAACTTATGTTGATGTCATTGATGGATGTGGACTGTTGTTGAACTATTTTCATTTTGTATTAATCAAGAAACCTgtcataaacataaaattactgCAAATTTACAACACTTAAAAcaatttacaaattaaaaataaacaaaatttaagaaaCATGATTGGACACATAAATAGTCATATATTACAAaactgatttaattttttttaaaggtaaaattgatttattagttaactataatttttttgaaaaaatagtaTCCGTGAATAACTCTAAAATGGTCGATTTTGTTAGTTTTCGGGTTTTTTaaattcaagttttttttctgGGCGGGTTATTTTCGGTCTCAGGTTATTTTAGCCATGACAAGATCCCTACATTGCAAACACATAGACAACTAGAAATGAAATGGTCTCCATATCTTATAATTCCAAATCCAATCTCTTGCTTAAGAGAAATTAAGATACATCAAGCCATTTATTCAATAGGAGCATAGAGAGAACCAGTCATACAAGAGATAAAAATATACAAGCCAGACCACCATTGGGATTGAGTCAAAAGATTAAATGTAAAGAAAGGATGTGCCATCTCACCAATCCCTCAGTCTTATCAAGATAGGTTGGTTATTCAAAGCATACCACACATTATAATACACAGTTCTTTCCATTAAAATTAGTTGACAAATCATATATGCATTCGAAGGTGAttagaagagagagaaaatataCTGGCTTCAACAAaccaaatcaatatatatatgccATTAAGTTTGCACTGAACTTGGAACATAGGAGCACGCATGCGGAAAACCCTCTTTCCCTGTTGTAATCTTCCCTAAATCAACTTCCCTGAAGTAACTACTCTCTCCAAACCCAACGATGTAAGCAGTGTTGCGAGTCGGTTTTTCCACATTCCTATCTTCATCAAAGACAACCACAGCTGCATTCTCCTCGTCTACGACGAAACTACCACCGGTGTTAAACCGAAAACCAGTCAACGGCCCCATATCAACCGCAAAGAACATGCTCCACGACACAGCATCGGGCTCAACCTTAGTCGTAACCCAAACCTCCATCTCAAACGTCTCACGATGCTGAAACAAAACCGCAAGCTGCTGCTGCTCTTCTCCAACACTAGACAGAATCACAGCATCATCTGAAAAACACTCAAACGGCAGAGGCATAAGCGGTCCAAATCTCTCTCTCGTGAAATCAAAACAGAGCAAGAAACCTACTCCTCCCGCTACCTTAGCGTACCAGTACGTGTTTCCTTTCAAGGAAACGCCGTGGTTATCGTAACCTATATCCCAGTCTGTGTTAACATCAAGAACTCTCCAAGAATCAGAGTTCTTCAACGCATAGATTTCGTGAACATTTCCAGCGAATCTCAAGATCTTGTAGATGCGGAAAGACTTGCCTTCCTCGTACCCGAGAGCATGAGAGTACCAAAGCTTTCGGTGGCGAACAGATGTGGGCTCAACGCAAATCCACCGAGTTTGGCTTGTGAAAGGGTTCCAAACGGCGAGCCAAGAGTAGGCTTCGGTTGTGCATAGCAGCAAACCGTCGCAGTGACACACTCG
This region of Brassica napus cultivar Da-Ae chromosome C5, Da-Ae, whole genome shotgun sequence genomic DNA includes:
- the LOC106399206 gene encoding putative F-box protein At3g17620, with the protein product MTMMSKLSTELVEEILSRVPMTSMRSVRCTCRNWNTICKDATFTKKHLSQTTSKGEILTVVMMNCSLHLMRVNLQRGGLDHPTIKTTGKLISLDDSYQVVVSRVCHCDGLLLCTTEAYSWLAVWNPFTSQTRWICVEPTSVRHRKLWYSHALGYEEGKSFRIYKILRFAGNVHEIYALKNSDSWRVLDVNTDWDIGYDNHGVSLKGNTYWYAKVAGGVGFLLCFDFTRERFGPLMPLPFECFSDDAVILSSVGEEQQQLAVLFQHRETFEMEVWVTTKVEPDAVSWSMFFAVDMGPLTGFRFNTGGSFVVDEENAAVVVFDEDRNVEKPTRNTAYIVGFGESSYFREVDLGKITTGKEGFPHACSYVPSSVQT